CGCGATCGACGTGTTCGCGGCCGGCGTGGTCGGCTTGAGCGTCTATCAAGGCGCTTATATCGCTGAGGTCTTTCGCTCCGGTATCGAGGCTGTGCCGAAAGGGCAGTGGGAAGTCTCGCAGATTCTCGGCCTGAGCAAACTGCAGACGTTCTTCTCAGTGGTGTTGCCGCAGACCGGCCGGATCGTGCTGCCGCCGCTAATCGGCCAGTATCTGTCGCTGATCAAGGATACGTCGATTGTCAGCATGATCGGTATGTCGGAACTGATGCACGGCGGACAGGCGATTGTCGACCGCGTCGGCAAGCCGGTTGAAATTTATGGGCTGGTTGCCGTGCTGTATTTCATCGTGTGCTTTCCGCTGTCGCAGTGGGTGCGCCGTCATGATCGAAGAAGGAGCGTGCTGTAATGACCACGAATGCGCAGGGCAAGCCGCTGATCAATCTGTCCGGTGTCAGCAAGTCGTTCGGCGCCACGCAGGTGTTGCGCGATGTGAACCTCGATGTGCAACCCGGTGAAGTACTCGTGCTGATCGGTGCATCGGGTTCCGGCAAGAGCACAGTGCTGCGCATTATGAGCGGGCTCGAAACGGCGGATGCGGGCGAAGTATGGGTCAATAACGTGCCATTGCACGATGCGCGGCGCGCAAAGGAAATTCGCGGGCATGTCGGCATGGTGTTCCAGCAGTTCAATCTGTTTCCGCACAAGAGCGCGCTTGGCAATGTCACGCTTGCGCTGATCAAGGCGCGCAAGATGAGTGCGGCCGATGCGCGCAAGCGCGCGATGGAAACACTTGATCGCGTCGGTCTTGCCGATCGCGCGGAACACTATCCGAGCCAGTTATCGGGCGGACAGCAGCAGCGCGTCGCGATCGCGCGCGCGCTTGCGGTCGAGCCGGGCATCATGTTTTTCGATGAAGCGACGTCGGCGTTAGATCCGGAACTCGTCGGCGAGGTAACGGAAGTCATGCGTGGCCTCGCGCGCGACGGCATGACGATGGTGGTCGTTACGCATGAAATGGGTTTTGCACGCAAGACCGCGGACCGCGTGGTGTTTATGGATAAAGGCGTGATTGCGGAGCAGGGCGCGCCCGAACAGATTTTCGTGAACCCTGCGAACGAACGCACGCGCCAGTTCCTGCACAGAGTGCTCGACCATTGAGAGCGAACCTGAATTCGAAGCCTGGGCGTCGCGATAGCGGCGGTGATGACGGCGGGCCACGTGCCGCGCCGCGCACGACCGGCGCTTCCGCAATCGCTTCTTCCAGTGAGTCGACGCGGGCGCGAGGCGTCGATCGCGTCGTTGCCCTGCTCAGGCAGTTGCATGATGCAAGGCGTCCGCTCAGCATGCGCGAGCTGATCGAATCGACGGGCGCGCCGCGCTCGAGCGTCTACGAGCTTGTGACGATTCTGACCGATGCCGGCTGGCTCGAAACGCGCCCGGACGGCAGCGTGTTTTTCGGCCGCGAGATGCATTACTACGGCGCCGACTATGCAGTGCATAACGATCTGATCAGCCGCGCGCATCAAACCATACTTTCGCTTGTGAAAGTCCACGACGAGACCGCGCAGCTTTGCATGCTCGAAGGCAACAAGTACACCGTGGTGTTATCGGAAAACAGCGCGCGGCCTTTCAATATTAGTTCCGATATCGGCGTCAGGGTGCCGATTCCGTGGACCGCGACGGGCCGGCTGCTGCTTGCGCATTTAAGCGCGGATGAAATCCGCGCGCTGATTCCCGATGAAGATTTCGTGCTCGACAACGGCACGCGCATTGTCTTCGACGATTTTCTGCACGACGTCGAGCGCGCGGCGCAACTGGGATACTGCTGCACCGAAGGTTTGTCGCAGACGTTTCGCTGCTGCATGGCCGCTCCGATTCGCGACCGCGCGGGCCATGCGGTCGCGGCGCTCTGCTTTATGACCGGGCGCGACACAGACCCATCCAAACGCGCCGCGATGCTCGACGATCTGATCCGCTCGGCTAAAGCCTTGTCGCAGACTTACGCGCGCTAAGGCTAAAGCCAAGGCCGAGGCCGAGGCAAAAGCTGGAGCAAAAGGCGCGTAAGTCTTTTCTTTAGCGCAACAGCGCGTCTTTAGTGCAACAGCACGTCAATGCGTTTGATGCCCCAACGCCCACACGTAAGCTGACACCGCTTTCAAATCATCCTGTGACAGTTGCACGCCGCCCATCGGTGGCATGACGCCGCTATGTTCCTTCGGATGCGGCACGCCATTGGCAATCGTTTGTTGAATGCCCGAGAGGCTGCCATCGCTCCACAACCATTTGCCGGCCGTCAGATCCGCGCCGATGCCTGAACCTTTAGCATCCGATCCGTGACATCCCGAGCACGTCGCGCCGCCCACCTGGCCTGCGAACACGCGCGCACCAAGCGCGACCTGCTGTGCCGATGAACCGGGCGGCACGGGCAAACCTGCCGTGACTTTACCCGCGTCCGGATGAATACCCTCGGGCGGCAGTTCTGAACTCGACGTCGACTGCGCGCCCGGCGACTTCGCGGCTGCCGCGACCTGAGCATCCGGATTGCCGCCGTGATACGTGACCCGCCAGATGCGGCCATGAATATCGTCGGAGATAAAGAGCGCGCCGTCATGCGCGACCGCTAGCCCCGAAGGACGGAACGCCGCCTGGCCCGGTTCCATGACGGCACCCGCAAAACCGTCGGCAAACACCAGGTACTTGCCCGCGGTCGCCTTGCCGTTATGGAAAGGCTGGAACACGACGTTGTAGCCTTCCTGCGGACCCGGTGCGCGATTCCATGAACCATGAAACGCGATCAATGCGCCGCCGTCGTAAGCATGCGGGAAACTGCCCGCGCCGCTCTTCGCTTCATAGAACACCATGTCATTGGGCGCCCAGTGGCCCGGGAACCATGCGACGGGCGCGGTACGTCCGCTGCAAAGACCGGCTTTCTTGCCGTCGCCGCCATACTCGGGTGCGAGCACGAGCTTCTTTTGCGTCTGGTCGAAATAGCATTCCGGCCAGCCGTAATCGGCGCCTTGCTTGAGCTCCACCACTTCTTCCGCGGGCAGTTCCTGCCCTTGCTTAGCGGTATAGAGTTCAGGCCAGTCTTCGTGAAGCTGATCGCGGCCATGCTGCGTTGAAAAGATACGGCCCGATCCGTCGAGTGCGATACCTTCGCCATTGCGAATGCCGCTCACGTAGCGCCCGGCCGCCGAGAATTTCTGGTCTGTCTTGTTTGCGTCATAACGCCAGATGCCCGCGCGCGTGTCCTTCTCGGTGCACGGCTCATTGCCCTTCGAATGCGGCGTGCGGTTTTCCTGCTCGCAAGCATTGGTTGCCGAACCGAGATCGATCAGCAGATCGCCTTTGGGCGTGATTGCGATCGGATGCATCGGATGGTCACCGGTCACGGGCAAGCCCGATACGATCACTTCGCCTTTGCCAGAAGGCGCGACATCGCCGGCTTTGAGCGTATAGCGCATGATGCGGTCATTGCTTTCCGCGTAGATCGCGTTGTTATAGAACGCGATACCGGTGCCGCCGTGACCGCCATCATTGGGGCCATCGCCAAAGCGCTGTACGACATCCGCGTGTCCGCCACCCTTCGTATCTTTTAATGCAACGACATAGCCGCCAGGCGGCGGCGTGTTGACCTTGTAGTATCTGCCGCTCCACGTATTCACGTATAGCGTGCCGTCCGGGCCTACCGTCATTTGTCGCGCGTGGCCAATGTCGTCTGCGAAGATCGTCGCGCAGAAACCCGGCGGCAGCGTAATGCCGGTCGCTTCGTTGTTGCAGGTCTGCGCGGCCTTGGCGCTTTCGGCCGCATGGGCCGGCTGCATGACATGCACATGAGGGGCGAGGGCAAGCGATATTGCGGCAAGGCCGGCTATACCGGCCAGGCGCATAACGGATCCAGCGGACGACGCATACTTGACGCGCATTGGGCGATCTCCTTGATACGGCAATCAGCAAGCGACGTGCATGCATCAAGCACACAGGCGCGCTTGCAAGACGTGTCTCCACACACTTGCATGACGGGTATGCACACGCGCGTGCATACCCCGACCGCGTGGCGTATGCCAGCGGCAGCAGCAGTGAACAAAAAGGATTGTTTAAGCCCGGGCTGAACGAGTATAGGCGATAGTTAAGCGAACGGCGAATAGCGTAATGATTTATGCGGGATCGATGACAACAATGTCAAGGTTGTAAGCTGTCGGCATCGGTACCAGCATGGGCGCCTGGTTTCGTATCGATTGAAGCGGCGTTAGCCGCGTGGTTTGTGCTTGCAGTCGTGCTTGTTTTTGCAATGCGCGATTCCGCGATTTGCCATGCGAGCATGCCGGGCACGAAGATCACGAGATCGCGCACACGCCGTGCGCCCGCAAGCGCGAGACATGTTGCCGGCTCGAGCCCGAGCATGCCGCCGATCAGCAGAAAGCCGCCTTCCTGCACGCCGAGCGCGGCCGGCACGAAAAACGCGGCGCTGGCCACCACTTGAACGAGCGAATCGATAACAAAGGCCTTGGCAAAGCTGACAGGCGTGTCGAAGAAGTAAAGCGCAAGCCAGATTTCAAGCGATGTACCCAGCGCCTGAAGCGGCTGCCAGATAAGCAGATAGCGCAAGACGATCGCTCGGCGGCGCCAGATGCGCTTGATCTTTTCGTCGATATCGGCGGACTTACCGACGAGTTCGCCAAGCTTGCCGCTGGCGATTCGATCGAGTACGCGCATGATCCGTTCGAACGGATTCGCGTGCTGGATCAGCGCGAATATCGCGAACGCGGGCGCGATCAGCAGGAGGCCCCACGCAAGGTGGCTCACGATGCGCAGTGCGTCCGATTGCACATTCGCAAACAGATAAGCGATGCCTGCCGCGGCAAACAGCAACTGACTGATCACCGTGAGCTGCATATCGGCAATCAGGCTCGCGGCGGACATCGAGGTTGCAAAGCCGCTTTTGAGAAGCAGCCGGAACGAGATGAGGTCGCCGCCGATGCGCGCGACCGGCAATAGACCATTGATCGATTCGCGAATCCAGATCAGACCGAGCAGTGTCCGGTAACGCGGCAGCGGAGGATCGAGCATCAGCGTTTGCCATGCGCGTGCGTTGGCTAGCATATGCAGCACATGCGCAAGCGCGGCGATAACGAGGCCGAGTGCCGCCGTGCGCACGAGCGACAGCACCGCATAGGGATCGTCACTCGCAATGAGCCACAGCGCGATCAGCAATCCTGCAGCGGCGGCAACACGGCCAAGGTATCGCATCGCGCGCCCACCCGGCATCGCCACACGAAAGCGGCGGCGCAGCAGATCGCCTGGCCGCGGCAACGCGCCGCCTTCGGAATGGGATCGTACTATGCGCGGTAATCGCATCGTTCGCCTCAGTTGGCCAGACCTCAAGGCACAGGAGCATGAGCGCGCGCACTGAGGTCTTCCGCTGACATCGATTGTGCGCCCGTTGCCGTGAAGTTGTTATCGACACTTTGTTCGTTTCCGCCCGCATCGAACGATCGCGCAAGGCCGATCCGTTCCCAGCCGGGAGACAACCACGCGGCACCCGCGGCCGCGACCTTCAGCTCGAAGCGGATGCGCCACACATTCAGCCTCGCGCGATGCCACGAGCGTGACGCGGGCCCGGCCCACCTTGTACGGAATTTGCACTGCCGATTGCGTAATCTGATGAATCACGGCACATTGCGTAACGTTCTTTGCAACGAGCCACATTGCGCCACACCTCGGGTGGGTCCGCCATCCGGCGGTCAGCGCACATTCGGACAATAGAGGTCTTCCGCGAATGAATCGATCGGTCTACTGGGTGATGGCGCTGGCTGCAGGCGTCGTCGTCGCGAACAACTACTACAACCAGCCCTTGCTCGTCGATTTCGCGCATACGTTCAATGTCACCGAGCGGGCGGCCGGCTCCGCGTCGGTCGCCGCACAGACGGGCTATGCGCTCGGCTTGCTGCTCTTCGTTCCGCTTGGCGACATGGTCAGGCGCACGACGCTTTTTACGGTTACGCTGCTTGCCGCGGCCGCGGCGCTTATCGCGACCGCGTTCGCGCCGACGCTTGCCTGGCTGATCGTCGCGAGTTTCGTGACAAGCCTGACAAGCGTGACGCCGCAACTGCTAACGCCGCTGGCCGCGCAACTGGCCGGACCCCAGCAGCGCGGCAGGGCGGTCGGAACGGTGATGTTCGGACTGCTGTGCGGCATCCTGCTGTCGCGCACGGTGTCGGGCCTGCTTGCCGAATCGTTCGGCTGGCGCGCGGTGTACGGCGTTGCGGCGGTCGCGATGATCGGCATCGTCGCGATGCTGCTTGCGGTCATACCGCGCACCGAGCCGACGTTTTCGGGCAGTTGGGGAAGCCTGATGGGCTCGCTGTGGACACTGCTGCGCGATGCGCCGCTCATCCGCCAGACGTCGGCGATCGCCGCGCTGCAATTCGCCGCATTCAGTGCGTTCTGGACAACGCTCGCCTTTCATCTGCATGCCATCGATCCGCGCTATGGCAGCGCGACGGCGGGTCTGTTCGGTTTAGTCGGCGTGGTCGGCGCGAGCGCATCGACGGTGTCGGGCAAATGGACCGATCGCGGCGATGCGCGCGGGGTCGTGCTCGCGGGCAGCATGGCGATGGTGATTGCGTATGGCGTGTTCGCGCTGGTCGGCAGTTCGATTGTGGGGCTCGTCGCCGGTGTGATCGTGCTCGACTTCGGCGTGCAGATCGGACACGTCGCGAATATGTCGCGCAATATGGGCATCAGCGCGGGCGCGATGAACCGCATCAATACGCTTTATATGACGATTCGTTTTGCGGGTGGCGCGCTCGGCACCGCGGTGGGCACATTCGCGTGGAGCGTCTGGGGCTGGGCCGGTGTTTGCGCGACGGGGCTCGCATTCGCGTCGGCATCGGTGGTCGTGCAACTCGTTTCAGATCGCCACGCGCGGCCGCTGTTTGCCGGCCGCGACGAAACCAAAGGCTGATGCCGCAAGCCGGTTACCGCTCTCCATATCGCGGGAAGACCTCACACATACGCAGGTTTTCGGATCGGCATATGATGGCCGCTGGCTGCGATATTGGTCGCCGCTTTGGTAACCCCATGGCCGCGTTCAGGCCGTTGCGTTGTGCTCCGCCCACTCGATGAGGTCGCATATGCAGAATACGGTGAAGACGGTGAAGATTCCCGGTCCCGATCATCCGATCACGATAACGAAAAGCCGGTCGCACATCGTGGTTGTCGTAGCCGGAAAAGTGATTGCCGATACGAGGAACGCGCTCGTGCTGCGCGAGGCTTCGTACCGGGAGGTGCTCTACATTCCGCGCGAAGATGCGGACATGGCGCAGCTCGAGCGCACGTCGCACGCAACCTATTGCCCGTACAAGGGCGACTGCAGTTACTACAGCATTCCGGCCGGCGGCGACCGCTCGGTCAACGCGGTCTGGACGTATGAAACTCCTTATGATGCGGTCAGCGAGATCAAAGGTCATCTCGCGTTCTATCCGGACCGTGTCGACGCAATGCAGATTCAGCCGGATTGATTTTTCCGGATCGCAACGTCCATTCCGTTCGGGTATCGAATTTGCTTTCGAAAAGAAAGCCTGGGCTGGGCAGCTGAGGTGGACATCGCCTCAGCGTGCCCGATTTCCGCTTTCCGATACCCGAACGGAGCCTTCGATGACGCTAGTCATTTATCTCGTGGGATGGCTGATCCTGATTGCCGGCATCGCATGGGGGCTTGTCACCCTGCATGTCTCGCAGCATACGGTCGCGATCGTTGCGGTGATCATGGCGGGCATCGCGGTGATCACGGCCGCAAAGCGGATTCGTCACCGCGACCGGTAGGCGCGCTTCGCTTCGTTTAGCGCGCTTCTGGCCTGTCGCTCATTTGGCTCATTTGGCCGTCCATTCCGGCTTCGGCAACGGCAGCACCGGCGCAAATGCGGCCGGCAACCACGGCTGCCACGTGCGCATCATTTCCGTCCACATCATCAGCGGCCCGGCGAACGCGAACCAGCCCGGCTGCAGCAGCCATCGAGCG
The genomic region above belongs to Paraburkholderia edwinii and contains:
- a CDS encoding MFS transporter, which translates into the protein MNRSVYWVMALAAGVVVANNYYNQPLLVDFAHTFNVTERAAGSASVAAQTGYALGLLLFVPLGDMVRRTTLFTVTLLAAAAALIATAFAPTLAWLIVASFVTSLTSVTPQLLTPLAAQLAGPQQRGRAVGTVMFGLLCGILLSRTVSGLLAESFGWRAVYGVAAVAMIGIVAMLLAVIPRTEPTFSGSWGSLMGSLWTLLRDAPLIRQTSAIAALQFAAFSAFWTTLAFHLHAIDPRYGSATAGLFGLVGVVGASASTVSGKWTDRGDARGVVLAGSMAMVIAYGVFALVGSSIVGLVAGVIVLDFGVQIGHVANMSRNMGISAGAMNRINTLYMTIRFAGGALGTAVGTFAWSVWGWAGVCATGLAFASASVVVQLVSDRHARPLFAGRDETKG
- a CDS encoding IclR family transcriptional regulator, translated to MRELIESTGAPRSSVYELVTILTDAGWLETRPDGSVFFGREMHYYGADYAVHNDLISRAHQTILSLVKVHDETAQLCMLEGNKYTVVLSENSARPFNISSDIGVRVPIPWTATGRLLLAHLSADEIRALIPDEDFVLDNGTRIVFDDFLHDVERAAQLGYCCTEGLSQTFRCCMAAPIRDRAGHAVAALCFMTGRDTDPSKRAAMLDDLIRSAKALSQTYAR
- a CDS encoding amino acid ABC transporter permease translates to MSSDLLFNSLSILLQGLWATLLLSVASIIGGTLIGLFAAVLRTFGPPGTRYIAKLYTELFRGSPVLITLLFIYFGVSYFGYAIDVFAAGVVGLSVYQGAYIAEVFRSGIEAVPKGQWEVSQILGLSKLQTFFSVVLPQTGRIVLPPLIGQYLSLIKDTSIVSMIGMSELMHGGQAIVDRVGKPVEIYGLVAVLYFIVCFPLSQWVRRHDRRRSVL
- a CDS encoding lysylphosphatidylglycerol synthase domain-containing protein, with the protein product MRYLGRVAAAAGLLIALWLIASDDPYAVLSLVRTAALGLVIAALAHVLHMLANARAWQTLMLDPPLPRYRTLLGLIWIRESINGLLPVARIGGDLISFRLLLKSGFATSMSAASLIADMQLTVISQLLFAAAGIAYLFANVQSDALRIVSHLAWGLLLIAPAFAIFALIQHANPFERIMRVLDRIASGKLGELVGKSADIDEKIKRIWRRRAIVLRYLLIWQPLQALGTSLEIWLALYFFDTPVSFAKAFVIDSLVQVVASAAFFVPAALGVQEGGFLLIGGMLGLEPATCLALAGARRVRDLVIFVPGMLAWQIAESRIAKTSTTASTNHAANAASIDTKPGAHAGTDADSLQP
- a CDS encoding c-type cytochrome, which codes for MQPAHAAESAKAAQTCNNEATGITLPPGFCATIFADDIGHARQMTVGPDGTLYVNTWSGRYYKVNTPPPGGYVVALKDTKGGGHADVVQRFGDGPNDGGHGGTGIAFYNNAIYAESNDRIMRYTLKAGDVAPSGKGEVIVSGLPVTGDHPMHPIAITPKGDLLIDLGSATNACEQENRTPHSKGNEPCTEKDTRAGIWRYDANKTDQKFSAAGRYVSGIRNGEGIALDGSGRIFSTQHGRDQLHEDWPELYTAKQGQELPAEEVVELKQGADYGWPECYFDQTQKKLVLAPEYGGDGKKAGLCSGRTAPVAWFPGHWAPNDMVFYEAKSGAGSFPHAYDGGALIAFHGSWNRAPGPQEGYNVVFQPFHNGKATAGKYLVFADGFAGAVMEPGQAAFRPSGLAVAHDGALFISDDIHGRIWRVTYHGGNPDAQVAAAAKSPGAQSTSSSELPPEGIHPDAGKVTAGLPVPPGSSAQQVALGARVFAGQVGGATCSGCHGSDAKGSGIGADLTAGKWLWSDGSLSGIQQTIANGVPHPKEHSGVMPPMGGVQLSQDDLKAVSAYVWALGHQTH
- a CDS encoding DUF427 domain-containing protein is translated as MQNTVKTVKIPGPDHPITITKSRSHIVVVVAGKVIADTRNALVLREASYREVLYIPREDADMAQLERTSHATYCPYKGDCSYYSIPAGGDRSVNAVWTYETPYDAVSEIKGHLAFYPDRVDAMQIQPD
- a CDS encoding amino acid ABC transporter ATP-binding protein; its protein translation is MTTNAQGKPLINLSGVSKSFGATQVLRDVNLDVQPGEVLVLIGASGSGKSTVLRIMSGLETADAGEVWVNNVPLHDARRAKEIRGHVGMVFQQFNLFPHKSALGNVTLALIKARKMSAADARKRAMETLDRVGLADRAEHYPSQLSGGQQQRVAIARALAVEPGIMFFDEATSALDPELVGEVTEVMRGLARDGMTMVVVTHEMGFARKTADRVVFMDKGVIAEQGAPEQIFVNPANERTRQFLHRVLDH